In Streptomyces camelliae, the sequence GCCGTCAACGCCGGTTTCATGGTTGGGCATTGCGCGCTGCGCCGGTACGTGATGGGGCCGGAGGCCGTCGGCGGGCAGCCCGACGAGGAGCAACTCACCGAGATCGTACGGCTGTTGCACGAGGCCATGGACGCCGGTGCCTGGGGCCTGTCCACCACCCAGTCCAGCACCCACTCCGACGGCGACGGACAGCCGGTCGCCTCTCGGCATGCCCGGCCCGCCGAACTGCTCGCCCTGGCCGAGGCGGTCGGGCAGCACGAGGGGACGCAGGTCGAAGCGATCGTCGCCGGGTGCCTGGACCAGTTCAGCGACGACGAGATCGACCTGCTGGTGGAGATGAGCGCGGTCGCCGGGCGGCCGCTCAACTGGAACGTGCTCACCGTCGACGCGGCCGTCCCGGAGCGGGTGCCCCGGCAGCTGAGCGCGAGCGAGCGGGCCCGGAAGGCCGGCGGCCGGGTGGTGGCGCTCACCATGCCGATCCTCACCCCGATGAACATGTCCCTCGGCACCTTCTGCGCCCTCAACCTCATCCCCGGCTGGGGACCGGTCCTCGGGCTGCCGGTGCCGGAGCGGATCGCCCGGCTGCGGGACCCGGCCGTGCGGGCGGAGCTGCTGCGCCGGGCCCGGTCCAAGGAGGCGGGCGTCTTCCGGCGGCTGGCGAACTTCGGGCGGTACGTCATCGGGGACACCTACAGCGCCGCCAACCAGGGGCTCACCGGCCGGGTCGTACGGGACATCGCGGCCGAACGCGGCCAGGACCCCTTCACCTGCCTCGTGGAGATCTGCGCCAACGACGAGCTGCGTACGGTGCTGTGGCCCATGCCGACCGACAACGACCCCGGCTCCTGGGCGCTGCGCGCGGAGACCTGGCGGCACGAGGACGTGCTGCTCGGCGGGTCCGACGCCGGGGCGCACCTGGACCGGATGTGCGGGGCGCCGTACACCACCCGGTTCCTCGGGGACTGTCTGCGCGGGCGGAAGCTGGTCGGGCTGGAGCAGGCCGTGAAGATGCTCACCGACGATCCGGCGCGGCTCTTCGGCCTGCGGGAGCGGGGCCGGATCCGGGAGGGCTGGCACGCGGACCTGGTCCTCTTCGACCCGGAGCGGATCGACGCCGGGCATGCCCGGCTGGTGCACGACCTGCCGGGGGACAGTCCCCGCCTGGACTCGGCGGCGATCGGGGTGCGGGCCGTGTGGGTCAACGGGGTCGAGGCGATCCGGGACGACAGGGTCAGCGGGGCCGTACCGGGGAAGGTGCTGCGCTCGGGGCGGGACACGCGGACGGTGAGCACCCGGTGAGGGCGGAGCGGCTGTTCGTCGGTGGGCGGTGGGTGGAGCCGGACGGTGGGCACTATCCGGTGACCGACCCGGCCACCGAGGAGACCGTCGGCCGGGCGCCGGAGGCCTCGCCGGACCAGGCGCGGGCGGCGTGCGCGGCGGCCCGGGAGGCGTTCGGGGTGTGGTCGCGGACCCGGCCGGAGGAGCGGGCGGCGGTGCTGGCGCGGGCGGCGGGGATCATCCGCGACCGGCTGGGGCCGTACGCCGAGCTGGCCAGGGCGGAGACCGGGGCGACCACCGCGACCGCGCGGGCGATGCAGGTCGGGGTGGCCGCCGCCCGGTTCCGCCGGTACGCGAGCGTGGAGCCCGCCGAGTGGCCGGTCGCCCCGCAGATCAACGAGGCCGGGCCGATGGGCAGGGCGGGCGTGATGGGCGCCCTGGCGGTACGGCAGCCCGTCGGCGTCGTCGCCTGCATCACGTCCTACAACAACCCGTGGGCCAACCCGGCGGGCAAGATCGCCCCGGCGCTGGCCATGGGCAACACGGTGGTGGTGAAACCGGCCCCGCAGGATCCGCTGTCCGTCTACCGGATGGCCGAGGCGCTGGAGGAGGCCGGGGTGCCGCCGGGCGTGGTGAACGTGGTCTCGGGGCGGGACGTCGGCGTGGGCGAGGCGGTCGTCGCCAGCGCGGACGTGGACATGGTGAGCTTCACCGGGTCCACGGCCGTCGGCCGGCGTATCGCCGAGGTGTGCGGGCGGGACATGAAACGCCAGCTGATGGAGCTGGGCGGCAAGGGGGCTGCGCTCGTCTTCGACGACGCCGACCTGGCCTCCGCCGTCGCCGGCATCGGCACGACCTTCTCCTTCTACAGCGGGCAGATCTGCACGGCACCGACGCGGGTGCTGGCGCAGCGGGCCGTGTACGACCGCCTGGTCGAGCAACTGGCCAGATACGCCCGCCGGTTGAAGGTCGGCGATCCGTCCGCCCCGGACACGGTGGTCGGGCCGGTGATCTCGGCGGAGCACCGGGCGCGGGTCGAGTCGTACGTCGAACTGGGCCGCAAGGAGGGCGCGACGGTCGTCACCGGCGGTGAACGTCCGCCGCTGGAGCGGGGGTTCTACGTCGCCCCGACCCTGCTCGCCGACTGCGCCAACGACATGCGGGTGGCCCGGGAGGAGATCTTCGGGCCGGTCGTCGTGGTCGTCCCCTTCGACGACGAGGAGGAAGGGATCGCCCTCGCCGACGACTCCGACTACGGCCTGATCGACTACGTCTGGTCTGCCGACGTGGCCAGGGCCTTCCGGGTGGCCCGGCGGCTGCGCGCGGGCGGGGTCGGCATCAACACGGTGGGGCGGAACATGGAGGCCCCGTTCGGCGGGTTCAAGAGGAGCGGGGTGGGCCGGGACGTGGGCTCGTACGCCCTGCACGCCTACAGCGAGGTGCAGGCCATCGTGTGGCCGGGGTGAGGGGCCGGCCCTCCTCGGCCCGCTCAGCCCTCAGCTCCCAGTCCCAGCCCTCAGCTCCCGGTCCCCGGTCCCCAGCCCTCAGCTCCCGGTCCCCGGTCCCCGGTCCCCGGTCCTCAGCCCTCAGTCCTCCAGATCCACCCGCACCGTCAGCAGATCCGTGCCGAACGCCCGTACCGCCGCGCTGTTGAAGCGGGGCAGGGCACGCAAGCGGGTCACGGGGTCGTCGTCGGGGAGGAGGTGGGCGGTGCCGTGATGCCAGCGGCCGGCGATGCGGACACGGACGCGGGGGTCGGCCTGGATGTTGCGGACGTACTGCGACTTGTGGCCGAACTCGGAGACCAGCCAGAAGGACCCGCCGACCCGGCGGCCGCCGACCGGGGTCTGCCGGGGCAGGCCCGAGGTGCGGCCGGTGGTCTCCAGGAGGATCTGGAACGGCAGCCGCCGGTTGAGCGGATTGGCGAGGTGCCGCTGGAAGGCGGTCACGAGGCGGTGCTTGAGGTCGCTGCTGCCTGACATGTCTGTCGCTCTCCTGGTCTCCTGACACACCGGAAGGGGGATGGTGTGTCGGCCCCGTGCGGGGCGTGTGATGCCTGGACGTTCCTACAACTGCCGCGTGTTAGCCTCCCCTGCGGTCGTGAGCTACGCAACGGGGGAGCGGGATGGGCGGGTCGTCGGACGGCTACACGGTGAGGTCCGGCATGTCCGGACAGGCGAACGAGCTGGACGGGGCCGGCGACGACGCCGGGCACATACACCAGGCCATCCAGCCCACCATGTGTTACACGGAGGACGCCCTCGGCGGCCCCGAGGCCGGTGCGGCGTTCAACGCCTTCGCCGCCGCCTGGGTGGACGACGCGGCCACCCTGGAGTCGGCGCTGCACGAACTCGCCGGCAAGGTCCGCCTCGCCAAGGGCGCCTACGCGGGCGGCGACCACGCGGTGGCGACGCGCGCCGCGGCCGTGACCACCGACGCGGCCGGCCTCGGCAACGGGGTCACCACCATGCCGACACCGGCCGGAAGCTCCTACGTCACCACCATGCCGACCCCGGTCGGAAACGCGTACGTCACCACCATGCCGACGCCCGCCACCGGCCCGGACCCCACCACCATGCCGGCGCCCGACGGCGGCGGCCCCGTCACCACCATGCCCGTGCACGCCGACCGCCCGTCGGCCCTCACCACGTACTGAGGGCGGGGCGATGACCGGACTTCTGGGCCTCCCGGACCCCTTCGGTGCCCTCGGCACCCCGGCCGGCCGCCGTGACTGGCTGGCCGACCTCGCCGTGAGCATTCCCAAGGCCGCGGACAAGAACGACCTGCTGGACCAGATCGACAACGCCCTGTTCGTCTCCGCGCCCGTCGGTGACACGGCCACCCTCGAAGCGCTGGGCAAGCGCTACCGGGGCCAGGTCGACAAGGCCGGTGAGCTGCACGACCGTACGGACAAGGTGGCGAAGAAGGGCCTGCCGGAGGTCTGGGTCGGCGACACCAGCGTCCTCGCCTCCGACGGCGTGGCCGCCGCAGCCCGCGCCGCGACCAAGATGGCCGACGCCTTCCAGGGCGGCGCCAGGGCACTGCACGCGCTGGCCGACGCGCTCGGCACCGCGCAGCGGCAGGACGCCGACGGGCGCGCCAAGATGGCGCAGGCCAAGCAGCGGCTCGGCCCGAAGGACAGCGTCTTCAACCTCGGTGACGTGTTCGAGAGCGACGCGGAGAAGAAGGCGACCCTCGACGCGGGGCGGGCCCTGGCCACCGACGGGGTCGACCTCATGCACAAGGCGGCCGTCACCGCCGACGACGCCGTACGCGCCGCCGCTCGCGACCTGAACAAGTGGGCGGCCGAGGCCCGCGCAGGCAAGATGCACACCGGCCGGCTTTCCGCGGTGGACCGGCTGATGCTCGCCGACACCAGCGGCAAGGACGGCGCGGCCGACCTCAACGAGATCCTCACCGCGAACGACCTGGAACGCTCCGGCCGGGCCATGGACCAGCTCTCGCCCGCCGACCGGGCCCGGATGGATCAGCTCCTCGCGGGCGCCAAGACGCCGCAGGAGAAGGCGTACCTGATGAAGGCCCTCGCCGCGGGCCACAGCGTCGACGACATCCAGACCTTCGACGGCAAGATCCACGGCAAGGACCCGGCCTGGCTGCAACGGCATCTCACCCCGATCGTCACCGACGGCGACAGCCTCAAGGACGAGGGGACGAACCCGATCAGCGGTGCCAACATGAACACCCAGCTCCAGGACTTCCAGGGCCAGAACTGGGCACAGGGCGGCGACGGCCAGGAGGGCACCTGTGTCGCCTCCTCCACGGTCACCGCACGCGCCCTGGTCGACCCCGTCTACGCCCTCTCCCTCACCGGCGGACCCAGCGGCCAGGAGGACTCCGCGGAGGCCTTCCGGCAGCGCCTGATCGCCGAACAGCACCGGGTGCACGAGGAGGGGCACGGCGGCGCCAACTGG encodes:
- a CDS encoding peptidoglycan-binding protein, which encodes MTGLLGLPDPFGALGTPAGRRDWLADLAVSIPKAADKNDLLDQIDNALFVSAPVGDTATLEALGKRYRGQVDKAGELHDRTDKVAKKGLPEVWVGDTSVLASDGVAAAARAATKMADAFQGGARALHALADALGTAQRQDADGRAKMAQAKQRLGPKDSVFNLGDVFESDAEKKATLDAGRALATDGVDLMHKAAVTADDAVRAAARDLNKWAAEARAGKMHTGRLSAVDRLMLADTSGKDGAADLNEILTANDLERSGRAMDQLSPADRARMDQLLAGAKTPQEKAYLMKALAAGHSVDDIQTFDGKIHGKDPAWLQRHLTPIVTDGDSLKDEGTNPISGANMNTQLQDFQGQNWAQGGDGQEGTCVASSTVTARALVDPVYALSLTGGPSGQEDSAEAFRQRLIAEQHRVHEEGHGGANWNGMGLQGKTEVVNKEISPETGSTYEMHEVPDANARRDVLPDIEKAVADGKPVPIGVQGHDEKGNRVGHAMMIIGQEGDKLEIYNPWGKTTWVSENDFVNGGMAKASDNELPDAYEVHLPQD
- a CDS encoding N-acyl-D-amino-acid deacylase family protein encodes the protein MLDHLVKGATVVDGTGAPAYTADVGIRDGRIAAVGKVTEDSRTTEDAHGLVLAPGFVDPHTHYDAQLFWDPYATPSLNHGVTTVAAGNCGFTLAPLNPARPEDADYTRRMMSKVEGMSLVALEEGAPWNWSSFGEYLDALDGRIAVNAGFMVGHCALRRYVMGPEAVGGQPDEEQLTEIVRLLHEAMDAGAWGLSTTQSSTHSDGDGQPVASRHARPAELLALAEAVGQHEGTQVEAIVAGCLDQFSDDEIDLLVEMSAVAGRPLNWNVLTVDAAVPERVPRQLSASERARKAGGRVVALTMPILTPMNMSLGTFCALNLIPGWGPVLGLPVPERIARLRDPAVRAELLRRARSKEAGVFRRLANFGRYVIGDTYSAANQGLTGRVVRDIAAERGQDPFTCLVEICANDELRTVLWPMPTDNDPGSWALRAETWRHEDVLLGGSDAGAHLDRMCGAPYTTRFLGDCLRGRKLVGLEQAVKMLTDDPARLFGLRERGRIREGWHADLVLFDPERIDAGHARLVHDLPGDSPRLDSAAIGVRAVWVNGVEAIRDDRVSGAVPGKVLRSGRDTRTVSTR
- a CDS encoding aldehyde dehydrogenase family protein, which encodes MRAERLFVGGRWVEPDGGHYPVTDPATEETVGRAPEASPDQARAACAAAREAFGVWSRTRPEERAAVLARAAGIIRDRLGPYAELARAETGATTATARAMQVGVAAARFRRYASVEPAEWPVAPQINEAGPMGRAGVMGALAVRQPVGVVACITSYNNPWANPAGKIAPALAMGNTVVVKPAPQDPLSVYRMAEALEEAGVPPGVVNVVSGRDVGVGEAVVASADVDMVSFTGSTAVGRRIAEVCGRDMKRQLMELGGKGAALVFDDADLASAVAGIGTTFSFYSGQICTAPTRVLAQRAVYDRLVEQLARYARRLKVGDPSAPDTVVGPVISAEHRARVESYVELGRKEGATVVTGGERPPLERGFYVAPTLLADCANDMRVAREEIFGPVVVVVPFDDEEEGIALADDSDYGLIDYVWSADVARAFRVARRLRAGGVGINTVGRNMEAPFGGFKRSGVGRDVGSYALHAYSEVQAIVWPG
- a CDS encoding nitroreductase family deazaflavin-dependent oxidoreductase; its protein translation is MSGSSDLKHRLVTAFQRHLANPLNRRLPFQILLETTGRTSGLPRQTPVGGRRVGGSFWLVSEFGHKSQYVRNIQADPRVRVRIAGRWHHGTAHLLPDDDPVTRLRALPRFNSAAVRAFGTDLLTVRVDLED